The Caenorhabditis elegans chromosome II genome has a segment encoding these proteins:
- the col-81 gene encoding Nematode cuticle collagen N-terminal domain-containing protein (Confirmed by transcript evidence), protein MEDKRILVEKEVESFRSIAFVGISVTIAAALIAVIAIPAFYSYVQHVQSKLDSEVDFCKHRSLSLHNQYEVVEEFTGVPSKFVVKREAHRGMSKRRVARRKAIRRRQAECCSCGVGAAGPQGPPGRPGNDGNDGQSGNPGSPGQDGSDSYEHQQNREFCFECADAPAGPPGAPGQAGAPGNDGRPGQSGGAAIPGPPGPPGPSGQPGQDGHPGQDGQPGQPGESREVPGAPGPAGQPGSQGEPGPSGPDGRPGQPGQAGQPGGPGDAGNDGQPGQPGGPGEDGEDGDSGSSGSCDHCPPPRTAPGY, encoded by the exons ATGGAAGACAAAAGAATACTCGTTGAGAAGGAGGTCGAGAGCTTCCGATCCATCGCTTTCGTTGGTATCTCCGTTAc CATCGCCGCCGCTCTCATCGCTGTCATCGCCATCCCAGCCTTCTACAGCTACGTCCAACATGTTCAGTCCAAGCTTGACTCCGAG gTTGACTTCTGCAAGCACCGATCTCTGAGCCTTCACAATCAATATGAAGTCGTCGAAGAGTTCACCGGAGTTCCATCGAAATTCGTTGTCAAGCGTGAGGCTCACCGTGGAATGAGCAAGAGACGTGTCGCCCGTAGAAAGGCTATCAGAAGACGTCAAGCCGAGTGCTGCTCATGCGGAGTTGGAGCCGCtggaccacaaggaccaccaggacgTCCAGGAAATGACGGAAACGATGGACAATCTGGAAACCCAGGATCCCCAGGACAAGATGGATCCGACAGCTACGAGCACCAACAAAACAGAGAATTCTGCTTCGAATGCGCCGACGCTccagctggaccaccaggagctccaggacaGGCCGGAGCCCCAGGAAACGATGGACGACCAGGACAAAGCGGAGGAGCTGCTAttccaggaccaccaggaccaccaggaccatcaggacaaccaggacaaGATGGACATCCAGGACAAGACGGACAgccaggacagccaggagaGAGCCGCGAAGttccaggagccccaggaccagctggacaACCAGGATCCCAAGGAGAGCCAGGACCATCCGGACCAGACGGAAGaccaggacaaccaggacaaGCCGGACAGCCAGGAGGTCCAGGAGACGCCGGAAATGACGGACAaccaggacaaccaggaggTCCAGGAGAGGACGGAGAAGATGGAGATTCTGGATCATCCGGATCTTGCGATCACTGCCCACCACCAAGAACTGCTCCAGGATATTAA
- the ram-2 gene encoding Nematode cuticle collagen N-terminal domain-containing protein (Confirmed by transcript evidence), whose product MSSADNEKKLWVEAESLRKVAFFGICISTVATLTAIVAIPLLYNYMQHVQSTLQTEVDFCKHRTNGLFDQYERMQQLKGVRGKLIVKRQAGYDAPADAAVQATTQSSGGSCCSCKAGASGPPGPPGTDGSDGKDGLSGPDGQPGADADPEATPSEADFCFDCPAGPPGPAGNPGPKGPSGNAGADGQPGAPGNAGAAGAPGAPGPAGPDGQPGSTGQDGAPGVVEEVAVPAGPAGAPGPAGAPGADGAAGAPGQPGQDGPQGPAGDAGSDGAAGQPGAAGEQGPAGEPGAGGGCDHCPPPRTAPGY is encoded by the exons ATGTCTTCTGCCGATAACGAGAAGAAGCTTTGGGTTGAGGCCGAGTCCCTCCGCAAGGTCGCCTTCTTTGGCATTTGCATCAG taccGTTGCCACTTTGACCGCAATTGTCGCCATTCCATTGTTGTACAACTACATGCAACATGTTCAATCCACCCTTCAAACCGAAGTCGACTTCTGCAAGCACCGCACCAATGGTCTTTTCGACCAATACGAGCGTATGCAACAGTTGAAGGGAGTTCGTGGAAAGCTTATCGTCAAGCGTCAAGCTGGATACGACGCACCTGCCGATGCCGCTGTTCAAGCCACCACTCAATCATCTGGAGGAAGCTGCTGCTCTTGCAAGGCCGGAGCatctggaccaccaggaccaccaggaacTGACGGATCCGACGGAAAGGATGGACTTTCTGGACCAGACGGACAACCAGGAGCTGATGCTGATCCAGAAGCCACCCCATCCGAGGCCGATTTCTGCTTCGACTGCCCagccggaccaccaggaccagccggaAACCCAGGACCAAAGGGACCATCAGGAAACGCTGGAGCCGACGGAcaaccaggagccccaggaaacGCCGGAGCCGCTGGAgccccaggagccccaggaccagctggaccagaCGGACAGCCAGGATCTACCGGACAAGACGGAGCCCCAGGAGTCGTCGAGGAGGTCGCTGTTCCAGCCGGACCAgccggagccccaggaccagCCGGAGCCCCAGGAGCCGATGGAGCCgccggagccccaggacagccaggacaAGACGGACCACAAGGACCAGCTGGAGATGCTGGAAGCGATGGAGCCGCCGGACAACCAGGAGCCGCTGGAGAGCAAGGACCAGCTGGAGAGCCAGGAGCAGGAGGAGGCTGCGATCACTGCCCACCACCAAGAACCGCTCCAGGATATTAG